Proteins from a genomic interval of Pristiophorus japonicus isolate sPriJap1 unplaced genomic scaffold, sPriJap1.hap1 HAP1_SCAFFOLD_375, whole genome shotgun sequence:
- the LOC139250444 gene encoding zinc finger protein 623-like, translated as MLTHQQVHTGERPFRCSVCGKRFTQSSNLLAHNKQVHMKERPFTCSECGKGFTRSSDLLRHQRIHIEERPFTCSMCGKGFAVSSNLLAHNKQVHTKERPFSCSMCGKGFAVSSDLLRHQQIHTGERPFTCSVCGKGYARLAVFQKHWRLHNGKRPFSCSFCGKKFTQSSSLLAHNKRVHTKERPFTCSECGKGFTRSSDFLRHQRIHTGERPFPCSMCGKRFAVSSNLLAHNKQVHTKERPFPCSVCGKGFAVSSDLLRHQQIHTRERPFTCSVCGKGFTQSSDYLKHQRVHN; from the coding sequence ATGTTGACacatcagcaagttcacactggggagaggccattcaggtgctctgtctgtgggaagagattcactcagtcatccaacctgctggcacacaacaagcaagttcacatgaaggagagaccgttcacctgctctgagtgtgggaagggattcactcggtcatccgacctcctgagacaccagcgaattcacattgaggagaggccgttcacttgctccatgtgtgggaagggattcgctgtgtcatccaacctgctggcacacaacaagcaagTTCACACGAAGGAGAGGCCGTTctcttgctccatgtgtgggaagggattcgctgtgtcatccgacctcttgagacaccagcaaattcacactggggagaggccgttcacctgttccgtcTGTGGGAAGGGATATGCTCGGTTAGCCGTTTTCCAGAAACACTGGCGACTTCACAATGgaaagaggccgttcagctgctctttctgtgggaagaaattcactcagtcatccagcctgctggcacacaacaagcgagttcacacgaaggagagaccgtttacctgctctgagtgtggtaaaggattcactcggtcatctgatttcctgagacaccagcgaattcacactggggagaggccgttcccttgctccatgtgtgggaagagattcgctgTGTCATCCAACCTACTGGCACACAACAAGCAAGTTCACACGAAAGAGAGACCGTTCCCTtgctccgtgtgtggaaagggattcgctgtgtcatccgacctcttgagacaccagcaaattcacaccagggagaggccattcacctgctctgtgtgtgggaagggattcactcagtcatccgactacctgaaacaccagcgagttcacaattga